In the genome of Saprospira sp. CCB-QB6, one region contains:
- a CDS encoding sterol desaturase family protein encodes MGIMIYAIPVFFLLIGIELLIGYFSQQQLYRLGDAVANISCGVGQQVTGVFIKLIGLGSYVYIYEHWRLLSVPNHWATYLLLFILIDFLYYWFHRYSHEINSFWGAHVVHHQSEDYNLSVALRQSAFQGIFSAAFYWPLAFLGFDPVPFFIIGTFQTLYQFWIHTEAIRKLPAWFEYVFNTPSHHRAHHGRNPEYIDKNHGGTLILFDRWFGTFEPEQAEVVYGVTKPLATYNPIWANLDYYADLWAAAGQMPRWKDRLRLWVARPGWLPEELGGQQQVPAVERQHTEKYNPPLPPFLPIYVLLQYVFVLLGATGFLIVESQLDWPKLLALNVIILWALGNLGGLLDLKKWGLPSEYLRLCATPLALYFLFPLGLYIWGLAAWAIGSLGLLLYYQWRLGRA; translated from the coding sequence ATGGGCATCATGATTTATGCAATTCCAGTATTCTTCCTGCTCATCGGAATAGAGTTATTGATTGGCTATTTTAGTCAGCAGCAGTTGTATCGATTAGGCGATGCTGTGGCCAATATTAGCTGTGGAGTAGGGCAGCAGGTAACAGGCGTTTTTATTAAGCTTATAGGCTTGGGCAGCTATGTTTATATCTATGAGCATTGGCGCTTGTTGTCTGTACCAAATCATTGGGCCACTTATCTGCTCCTCTTTATTTTGATCGACTTCCTTTATTATTGGTTTCATCGCTATTCGCATGAAATCAATAGCTTTTGGGGCGCGCATGTGGTGCATCATCAGAGTGAAGACTATAATCTGTCGGTAGCTTTGCGCCAAAGTGCTTTTCAAGGCATTTTTTCGGCGGCTTTTTATTGGCCCTTGGCTTTTTTAGGCTTTGATCCTGTTCCCTTTTTTATTATTGGGACCTTTCAGACCTTATACCAATTTTGGATTCATACGGAGGCGATTCGCAAACTGCCCGCTTGGTTTGAGTATGTCTTTAATACCCCCTCTCATCATCGGGCGCATCATGGCCGCAACCCAGAGTATATTGATAAAAACCATGGGGGCACCCTCATTTTATTTGACCGTTGGTTTGGCACCTTTGAGCCCGAACAAGCGGAGGTGGTTTATGGCGTAACTAAGCCATTAGCTACATACAATCCCATTTGGGCCAATTTAGATTATTATGCTGATTTGTGGGCGGCGGCGGGGCAAATGCCCCGCTGGAAAGACCGTTTGCGGCTTTGGGTGGCTCGGCCAGGCTGGCTACCCGAAGAACTAGGCGGGCAGCAGCAGGTCCCTGCCGTAGAGCGACAGCATACAGAAAAATACAATCCCCCTTTACCGCCATTTTTGCCCATTTATGTGCTTTTACAATATGTATTTGTCCTTTTAGGGGCTACGGGCTTTTTGATTGTAGAAAGCCAGTTGGATTGGCCCAAACTCTTGGCCCTAAATGTCATCATCCTTTGGGCTTTGGGTAATTTGGGTGGGCTGTTGGACCTCAAAAAATGGGGGCTGCCCTCAGAGTATTTGCGGCTTTGTGCGACCCCTTTGGCCCTCTACTTTTTATTTCCCTTGGGCCTTTATATTTGGGGCTTAGCGGCCTGGGCTATTGGCTCTCTAGGCTTACTCCTTTATTATCAGTGGCGATTGGGAAGGGCTTAG
- a CDS encoding 2Fe-2S iron-sulfur cluster-binding protein, giving the protein MSDTIKVTVIDRNGQAHELDAPTDMNMNMMELCKAYELPVEGTCGGMALCASCHMYIESDHELKDPSDDEEDMLDQAFFVEDNSRLGCQIHLRAELDGLVVRLAAVDE; this is encoded by the coding sequence ATGTCAGATACAATCAAAGTAACGGTGATTGACCGAAATGGGCAGGCCCATGAATTGGATGCGCCCACAGATATGAACATGAACATGATGGAACTTTGCAAGGCTTATGAATTGCCTGTGGAGGGAACTTGTGGAGGTATGGCGCTTTGTGCGAGCTGCCATATGTATATAGAGAGCGATCATGAATTGAAGGATCCCTCTGATGATGAAGAAGATATGTTGGACCAAGCCTTTTTTGTAGAGGATAATAGCCGTTTGGGCTGTCAGATCCATTTGCGAGCCGAACTAGATGGTTTGGTCGTGCGCTTGGCCGCAGTAGATGAGTAA
- the bcp gene encoding thioredoxin-dependent thiol peroxidase, producing MAITLEAGDKAPNFEGKDQNGKSVSLADFSGKTLILYFYPKDDTPGCTKEACNLRDNYEALLEQGYAVVGVSPDGEASHQKFIAKYELPFPLIADEEKEIMEAYGTWGEKNMYGKIKLGVLRTTFIIDGEGTILKVFKRPKTAEHTEQILKAMEKLS from the coding sequence ATGGCTATTACATTAGAAGCAGGAGATAAGGCCCCTAATTTTGAGGGTAAAGATCAGAATGGAAAAAGCGTCAGTTTGGCTGATTTTTCGGGTAAAACCTTGATTCTGTATTTTTATCCCAAAGATGATACGCCTGGTTGTACCAAAGAAGCTTGTAACCTTAGAGATAATTATGAAGCTTTGTTGGAGCAAGGTTATGCGGTAGTTGGGGTGAGCCCTGATGGCGAAGCCTCACATCAGAAGTTTATTGCCAAGTACGAGCTCCCTTTCCCTTTGATTGCTGATGAGGAAAAGGAAATTATGGAAGCTTATGGGACTTGGGGAGAGAAGAACATGTATGGCAAAATCAAATTAGGGGTATTGCGGACCACCTTCATCATAGATGGAGAGGGCACAATTTTAAAAGTATTTAAGCGCCCTAAAACTGCAGAACATACCGAGCAGATTTTGAAGGCTATGGAGAAATTATCCTAA
- a CDS encoding RNA polymerase sigma factor gives MNTDREELLLEQLSMGQEQALKAIFEQHYQSIYRIIYRMLQNKATAEDLSQEVFLKLWEKREKLNIRGPIGPYLRRMAVNEALGHLRKHKKYFIEDIEEQHDLAAPITTDIEAVYAEKELKKALNKAIKSLPPRCRSVFVLSRFDGLSYKEIGEAMNISVKTVENQMGKALKVMRKLLSPYLPLALFIVKICWSIGAKLF, from the coding sequence ATGAATACAGATCGCGAAGAGCTTTTGCTAGAGCAATTGAGCATGGGGCAAGAACAGGCCCTCAAGGCCATTTTTGAGCAGCATTATCAGTCGATATACCGCATTATTTATCGAATGTTGCAAAATAAAGCTACAGCCGAAGACCTCTCTCAAGAGGTCTTTCTCAAGCTTTGGGAAAAGCGAGAAAAATTGAATATACGTGGACCCATAGGGCCTTATTTGCGTCGAATGGCGGTAAATGAGGCCTTAGGCCATTTGCGCAAGCATAAGAAGTATTTTATAGAGGATATTGAGGAGCAACACGATCTAGCGGCCCCGATAACGACAGATATAGAAGCCGTTTATGCGGAAAAAGAACTTAAAAAAGCCTTGAATAAGGCGATTAAGAGCTTACCCCCCCGCTGTCGATCTGTTTTTGTCCTCAGCCGATTTGATGGACTCTCCTATAAGGAAATTGGAGAAGCCATGAATATCTCAGTCAAAACGGTAGAAAATCAAATGGGAAAGGCCCTGAAAGTAATGCGTAAATTGCTTAGCCCTTACCTGCCTTTGGCGCTATTTATTGTTAAAATTTGTTGGAGCATAGGGGCTAAGCTCTTTTAG
- a CDS encoding FecR family protein, whose amino-acid sequence MATLYNGEDIPWSLLAKEIQNCLAKEEEEALAEWLGASEEHQALQAELHRIWTLPEEELPMSSNAEIWAELQSKLQERQPQKTFWQRYANLTAVAASLLLVIFVLYGTGSFNWKSEAVAELNWLELEAKDSRNLQMPDGSIIFLNKKSKLRYPDRFQDRREVELLAGEAFFEINRDLEHPFVLQIAKAGQLEVLGTSFNVRAYEGETEMCLSVSTGKVRYRSPEGEEHILEKGDAVYYNYADKRANLKRPLNPTHWRDGLLTYKDCSLADLRKDLQQKYGINLEFENEALSQCLFNGSFKSPKLEELFQALSFTLNLSVKKVTEQEYLLSGEPCPSSLD is encoded by the coding sequence ATGGCAACACTATACAATGGCGAAGATATTCCATGGTCTTTATTGGCCAAGGAAATACAAAACTGCTTGGCAAAAGAGGAAGAAGAAGCCTTAGCCGAATGGTTGGGGGCCTCTGAAGAACATCAAGCACTGCAAGCTGAGCTACACCGAATTTGGACCCTGCCCGAAGAAGAGTTGCCCATGAGCAGTAATGCAGAAATTTGGGCAGAGCTGCAAAGCAAATTGCAAGAACGCCAACCCCAAAAAACATTCTGGCAACGCTATGCTAATTTAACAGCAGTAGCCGCTAGCCTGCTCTTGGTCATTTTTGTTTTGTACGGAACAGGTAGCTTTAACTGGAAATCAGAAGCTGTGGCCGAACTCAACTGGCTAGAATTAGAGGCCAAGGATAGCCGCAATTTGCAAATGCCCGATGGCAGCATCATCTTCCTCAATAAAAAGAGTAAACTCCGCTATCCCGACCGCTTTCAGGACCGTAGAGAGGTAGAACTTTTAGCTGGAGAGGCCTTCTTTGAAATCAATAGAGATTTAGAACACCCCTTTGTGCTACAAATTGCCAAAGCAGGCCAATTAGAGGTTTTAGGAACTAGCTTTAATGTCCGCGCCTATGAAGGCGAAACCGAAATGTGCTTATCGGTAAGTACTGGAAAGGTCCGCTACCGTAGCCCAGAAGGCGAAGAACACATTTTAGAGAAAGGAGATGCCGTTTACTACAATTATGCAGATAAACGAGCTAATTTAAAACGCCCCCTTAATCCTACCCACTGGCGAGATGGTCTACTGACCTATAAAGATTGCTCTTTGGCCGATTTGCGTAAGGATTTGCAACAAAAATATGGCATTAACCTAGAGTTTGAAAACGAAGCCTTGAGCCAATGCCTTTTTAACGGCAGCTTCAAATCGCCAAAATTAGAAGAGCTCTTTCAAGCCCTTAGCTTTACCCTAAATTTATCGGTCAAAAAAGTAACCGAGCAAGAGTATTTGCTATCTGGAGAGCCTTGTCCTTCCTCTTTGGATTAA
- a CDS encoding S8 family serine peptidase, which translates to MRLKIMLILVCLSGSLWGQKKLLLRLEPGQELPQWGQKKVCLAADWGIWSYSIAEEDSAVVQQYLVQHFGPENWQWAHQLRYRARPNDPEYDFWQWNMELLGLPEIWEETSGGLAGQDSIVVAVIDGGGDWQHEDLAENIYVNWGEVPDDGIDNDQNGYIDDFRGWRADTEDDEHAPDSHASSVAGIIGARGDNGIGMAGINWRVKVMLLSAQSANSLLEEGNLLATYYYIWKMRQLYKESGGQRGAYILVSNLSAGVDFGRPEDHPLWCGVYDSLGQAGILSVAASMNRKENIDEVGDMPCLCPSEALMTVSLSNRYDALDQNAPYGPLHLDLAAPGAVYTLRPNDTYNVFGGTSGAAPHLAGGIALLASYPAADWQAYLKAEPQAAMYLLRDIILATVSKKEDMEELKSGGRLDLGAAFRLLKSLYGPKLEENSFLWRRDSDQLYLSYRAQRAGKYRLVVRDLLGRQVFLGEKQLLGEELTIWELGFFESRQLLLISLYEENSLIKTEKFVY; encoded by the coding sequence ATGCGACTAAAAATAATGCTGATCCTAGTATGTTTGTCGGGCAGTTTATGGGGGCAAAAAAAGCTGTTATTGCGTTTAGAGCCGGGGCAGGAGTTGCCGCAATGGGGGCAGAAAAAAGTTTGTTTGGCGGCAGATTGGGGCATTTGGAGCTATAGCATTGCGGAGGAGGATAGTGCGGTAGTGCAGCAGTATTTAGTGCAGCATTTTGGGCCAGAAAATTGGCAGTGGGCGCATCAGTTGCGTTATCGGGCTCGTCCGAACGATCCAGAATATGACTTTTGGCAGTGGAACATGGAATTATTGGGTTTGCCAGAGATTTGGGAAGAGACCAGTGGGGGATTAGCGGGGCAGGACAGCATTGTAGTGGCGGTCATTGATGGGGGAGGGGATTGGCAGCATGAGGATTTGGCCGAGAATATATATGTCAATTGGGGGGAGGTTCCGGATGATGGGATAGACAATGACCAGAACGGTTATATTGATGATTTTCGGGGTTGGCGGGCAGATACAGAGGATGATGAGCATGCGCCCGACAGTCATGCTAGTTCGGTAGCGGGGATCATAGGGGCCAGGGGAGATAATGGGATAGGCATGGCGGGTATTAATTGGCGGGTAAAAGTCATGTTGCTATCGGCCCAGTCGGCCAACAGTCTGTTAGAAGAGGGGAATTTATTGGCGACCTACTACTATATATGGAAAATGCGGCAGTTATATAAAGAGAGTGGGGGACAGCGGGGGGCCTATATATTAGTGAGTAATTTATCGGCGGGGGTAGACTTTGGGCGGCCGGAGGATCATCCGCTTTGGTGTGGGGTTTATGATAGTTTGGGTCAGGCGGGCATATTGAGTGTGGCGGCCAGTATGAATCGGAAAGAAAACATAGATGAGGTTGGGGACATGCCCTGTCTTTGTCCCTCGGAGGCCTTAATGACCGTAAGTTTGAGTAATCGTTATGATGCATTGGACCAAAATGCGCCCTATGGTCCTTTGCATTTAGATTTGGCGGCGCCGGGGGCAGTTTATACGCTTCGGCCTAACGATACTTATAATGTATTTGGGGGGACCTCTGGGGCGGCGCCGCATTTGGCTGGGGGCATTGCCTTATTGGCGAGTTATCCGGCTGCGGATTGGCAGGCCTATTTAAAAGCGGAGCCGCAGGCGGCCATGTACTTATTGCGGGATATTATATTGGCCACGGTGAGCAAGAAAGAGGATATGGAGGAATTAAAATCTGGGGGGCGCTTAGATTTGGGGGCGGCTTTTCGCTTATTAAAATCGCTATATGGGCCAAAGTTGGAGGAAAATTCTTTTTTGTGGAGGCGGGATTCGGACCAACTTTATTTAAGTTATCGGGCGCAAAGGGCTGGAAAATACCGTTTAGTGGTTCGGGATTTGCTAGGGCGGCAAGTTTTTTTAGGAGAAAAACAGCTGCTAGGGGAGGAGCTAACTATTTGGGAATTAGGGTTTTTTGAGAGTCGTCAGCTTTTGTTGATTTCGCTTTATGAAGAAAATAGCCTAATAAAGACAGAAAAATTTGTCTATTAG
- the rpmB gene encoding 50S ribosomal protein L28, whose protein sequence is MSRICQLTGKKAMVGNNVSHSNRKTRRRFNANIKTKRIFVPESNVWIKVKVSMRALRTMNKLGVYNFLKRQIAKGYDPFIWVEDPKAAEKSNERGYRRLEHTDAQGNKSYSITFEPESADDNRKVRLSSVIK, encoded by the coding sequence ATGTCGAGAATTTGTCAATTGACCGGAAAGAAAGCTATGGTGGGAAACAATGTTTCTCACTCTAATCGCAAGACTAGACGTCGTTTCAATGCGAATATTAAAACTAAACGTATTTTTGTACCCGAATCAAATGTTTGGATCAAAGTAAAGGTGAGCATGCGAGCTCTTCGTACGATGAACAAATTGGGGGTATACAACTTCTTGAAGCGCCAGATCGCTAAAGGATATGATCCCTTCATTTGGGTTGAAGATCCTAAAGCTGCTGAAAAGAGCAATGAGCGTGGCTACCGTCGCCTAGAGCACACAGATGCTCAGGGTAACAAGAGCTACAGCATCACTTTCGAACCAGAAAGCGCTGACGACAATCGCAAAGTGCGTCTCTCTTCTGTTATTAAGTAA
- the rpmG gene encoding 50S ribosomal protein L33, translating to MAKKSKGNRIQVILECTEHKESGLPGTSRYITVKNRKNTPARMELKKYNPILKRYTIHKEIK from the coding sequence ATGGCTAAGAAAAGCAAAGGTAATCGCATACAGGTGATTTTGGAATGCACAGAGCACAAAGAATCTGGTCTTCCTGGCACTTCACGCTACATCACTGTGAAGAACCGTAAGAACACACCTGCTCGTATGGAGTTGAAGAAATACAATCCCATCTTGAAGCGTTACACTATCCATAAGGAGATTAAGTAA
- a CDS encoding DUF4295 family protein: protein MAKKVSKNARVAQRAANAGSGKDHVRVVKSIKDPNTGKYSYKEVIVHKDQVEDFFKNK, encoded by the coding sequence ATGGCTAAGAAAGTATCAAAAAACGCACGTGTAGCCCAGCGTGCTGCTAATGCAGGCAGTGGTAAAGATCACGTGAGAGTTGTTAAGTCCATTAAGGACCCCAACACAGGAAAGTATTCTTACAAAGAAGTTATCGTCCACAAAGATCAAGTGGAAGACTTCTTCAAGAATAAATAA
- the ftsY gene encoding signal recognition particle-docking protein FtsY — MGFFNKLFGKKEKEDLDKGLEKTKTNFFNKMSRAIAGKTKVDDEVLDELESVLIQSDVGLKTTIKIIERIEERVARDKYMSTSELNEILRDEIVQLLGENTTEETNFFSIPEEAKRPYIILIVGVNGAGKTTTIGKLAKRFVDQGHKVVLGAADTFRAAAVDQLGIWAERVGCDFYSKGMNTDPAAVAYETTQYAIQNNCDIAIIDTAGRLHNNKQLMAELSKIKRSLSKQIEDAPHEVMLVLDGSVGQNAFIQAEEFTKATDVSSLAITKLDGTAKGGVVIGISDQFKIPIKYIGVGEGIEHLQAFNKRSFVDSFFSQKED, encoded by the coding sequence ATGGGATTTTTTAACAAACTTTTCGGGAAGAAAGAAAAAGAAGACCTGGATAAAGGCCTAGAAAAAACGAAGACCAATTTCTTCAATAAAATGTCTAGGGCTATTGCCGGTAAAACAAAGGTAGATGATGAGGTACTAGATGAATTAGAGTCAGTACTAATCCAGTCTGATGTAGGACTAAAAACTACCATCAAAATTATAGAGCGTATCGAGGAGCGAGTAGCTCGCGATAAGTATATGTCTACCTCTGAGCTAAATGAGATTCTCCGAGATGAGATTGTTCAGCTATTGGGTGAAAATACTACAGAAGAGACTAATTTCTTTTCTATTCCAGAGGAGGCCAAACGGCCCTATATTATTTTGATTGTAGGCGTAAATGGAGCAGGGAAAACAACGACTATTGGTAAATTGGCCAAGCGTTTTGTAGACCAAGGGCATAAGGTAGTTTTGGGTGCTGCAGATACGTTCCGCGCGGCGGCTGTAGATCAGTTGGGCATTTGGGCGGAAAGAGTGGGCTGCGATTTTTATAGCAAGGGAATGAATACAGACCCTGCTGCCGTGGCTTATGAGACCACTCAATACGCTATTCAAAATAACTGTGATATAGCGATTATTGATACTGCTGGACGTCTACACAACAACAAACAATTGATGGCTGAGCTCTCTAAGATTAAGCGCTCACTCTCTAAACAGATCGAGGATGCCCCCCATGAGGTGATGTTGGTACTCGATGGTTCTGTAGGCCAAAATGCTTTCATCCAAGCCGAAGAGTTTACTAAGGCTACAGATGTGAGCTCACTAGCTATCACTAAACTAGATGGTACCGCCAAAGGTGGTGTGGTGATTGGTATTAGTGACCAGTTTAAGATTCCAATTAAATATATCGGGGTAGGAGAGGGCATTGAGCATCTCCAAGCCTTTAATAAACGCAGTTTTGTCGACTCTTTCTTCTCGCAAAAAGAAGACTAG
- a CDS encoding bile acid:sodium symporter family protein, which yields MFLLTDIDQLELAFSPSTQLLLKLVLGLIIFGVALDLRGQDFLRLLKQPLPIILGLLGQLFLLPALSFAFLYAAWALNIAPLPSIALGMLLVAACPGGNMSNFFTHLAKGDTALSVSLSACTTLLAAVSTPLNFMFWGSRLPFAQEQMKTLSLDFLPLFIDVSLMLGLPLLLGLILANFRPNLARRMSPIFKWLSIVFFGLLVVLAFISNIQIFLGYIGAVIFLVILQNALALGLGMGLAKGFRLPWAQQKTLSIELGIQNSGLGLVLCFQYFSGLGGMALIAACWGIWHIISGLGLAFYWSKK from the coding sequence ATGTTCCTGCTTACAGATATTGACCAGCTAGAGCTGGCTTTTAGTCCAAGTACCCAACTTCTATTGAAGCTGGTACTTGGACTTATTATTTTTGGGGTGGCTCTAGACCTCCGTGGACAAGATTTTCTGCGTTTACTTAAACAGCCGCTGCCAATTATTTTGGGCCTTTTAGGACAGCTCTTTCTGCTGCCAGCGCTTTCTTTTGCTTTTTTGTATGCTGCTTGGGCATTAAATATAGCACCTTTGCCTAGCATTGCATTGGGAATGTTATTGGTGGCCGCTTGTCCAGGTGGAAATATGTCCAATTTTTTTACGCATTTAGCCAAAGGAGATACAGCTCTTTCTGTGAGTTTATCGGCTTGTACTACTTTGCTAGCTGCTGTTAGCACACCTCTCAATTTTATGTTTTGGGGGAGCCGCTTGCCCTTTGCTCAAGAGCAAATGAAAACGCTATCCTTAGACTTTCTACCACTCTTTATAGATGTTAGCCTTATGTTGGGCTTGCCGCTTCTGCTCGGCCTTATATTGGCTAATTTTCGACCTAACTTGGCCCGCAGAATGTCGCCCATCTTTAAATGGCTTTCTATTGTATTTTTTGGCCTTTTGGTGGTTTTGGCTTTTATCTCTAATATTCAGATTTTTCTTGGCTACATTGGAGCCGTAATCTTTTTGGTCATTTTGCAAAATGCCTTGGCATTAGGGCTAGGCATGGGCTTGGCCAAAGGCTTTCGACTGCCTTGGGCTCAACAAAAAACCTTGAGTATTGAGCTGGGTATCCAAAACTCAGGCCTTGGCCTAGTGCTCTGCTTTCAATATTTTAGTGGCTTGGGGGGAATGGCGCTGATTGCTGCCTGCTGGGGGATTTGGCATATTATCTCAGGCCTTGGCTTGGCTTTTTATTGGTCCAAGAAATAA
- a CDS encoding carbonic anhydrase yields MKTLTYLALIVMGLGLNACASKEVHINEHHPNSVEKSPVKLESAPARQHEDWSYQGETGPEHWAELEKTSDCGGQHQSPINIVEYQSDEQLPPLDIQYADQTILHDVVNNGHSIQYDFEEGDYIVLEGEKFYLKQFHFHEPSEHTIEGVRYPLEMHLVHANQDGDIAVLAVMAKEGGQSAPFDFLETYLPLAAGAKKEIGKPFDMNLNLPKDRSYYHYKGSLTTPPCSENVQWYIFKTPINISLKQAKILEENMPVHNYRNEQPVNDRIVKASPNF; encoded by the coding sequence ATGAAAACGCTAACCTACTTAGCCCTAATTGTTATGGGGCTAGGCTTAAATGCCTGTGCGTCTAAGGAAGTACACATTAACGAGCATCATCCGAATAGTGTAGAAAAAAGCCCTGTTAAGTTGGAATCTGCGCCAGCCAGACAGCATGAAGACTGGAGTTATCAGGGAGAAACGGGGCCTGAGCATTGGGCCGAGCTTGAAAAAACTTCGGATTGTGGGGGCCAGCATCAGTCTCCAATTAACATTGTGGAGTACCAAAGCGACGAGCAGCTTCCGCCTTTAGATATTCAGTATGCGGACCAAACCATTTTGCATGATGTGGTTAACAATGGCCATTCCATTCAATATGATTTTGAGGAAGGCGATTATATTGTTTTGGAGGGCGAAAAGTTTTATCTCAAGCAGTTTCATTTTCACGAGCCTTCTGAGCACACCATAGAGGGCGTTCGCTACCCCTTAGAAATGCATTTGGTACACGCTAACCAAGATGGAGATATTGCTGTTTTAGCGGTCATGGCCAAAGAAGGTGGACAAAGTGCTCCCTTTGATTTTTTAGAGACTTATTTGCCTTTGGCCGCTGGTGCGAAAAAAGAGATTGGGAAGCCTTTTGATATGAATTTAAACTTGCCCAAGGATAGAAGCTACTATCACTACAAAGGGTCTTTAACTACTCCTCCTTGTTCAGAAAATGTACAGTGGTATATCTTCAAAACGCCGATCAATATCTCCTTGAAACAGGCCAAAATTTTAGAAGAGAATATGCCTGTTCATAATTATCGGAATGAGCAGCCTGTTAATGATCGCATTGTTAAGGCGAGTCCAAATTTCTAG
- a CDS encoding lipoprotein signal peptidase, whose product MKRGILASLLLIIVLVSDQWLKIWVKLNMQMGQHFNIFGEGQDWGQIYFTENPGMAFGLEFGGAYGKLFLSSFRLVAVTIMSVYLYQIIKNKKGRTLISSVSFILAGALGNILDSVFYGAFFTESPMHGGLAEVTTFGEGYAPLLYGRVVDMFYFPLLEGDYPSWMPFVGGKHFLFFQPIFNLADASISLGVFLIIFCYQDFMETVGNSPKEDENPASIPTPTEVPPIAAQTEEPLVEEEDSAAIDESIGLDIDLDEEED is encoded by the coding sequence TTGAAAAGAGGAATACTAGCGAGCTTGCTATTGATTATCGTTTTGGTTAGCGATCAGTGGCTCAAGATTTGGGTCAAGCTCAATATGCAAATGGGCCAACATTTCAATATTTTTGGAGAGGGCCAAGATTGGGGACAGATTTATTTTACGGAAAATCCGGGGATGGCCTTTGGGCTAGAATTTGGGGGGGCTTACGGCAAGCTTTTCTTGAGCAGTTTTCGCTTAGTGGCCGTGACGATTATGTCGGTTTACCTCTATCAGATTATCAAAAACAAAAAAGGGCGGACCTTAATTAGTAGTGTTTCCTTTATTTTGGCTGGGGCCTTAGGGAATATTTTGGATAGTGTGTTTTATGGTGCTTTTTTCACAGAAAGTCCGATGCATGGAGGTTTGGCTGAAGTCACTACTTTTGGGGAGGGCTATGCACCCTTGCTCTATGGCCGGGTTGTGGATATGTTTTATTTTCCGCTTTTAGAGGGCGATTATCCGAGTTGGATGCCTTTTGTGGGGGGAAAACACTTTTTGTTTTTCCAGCCGATTTTCAACTTAGCAGATGCTTCTATTAGTTTAGGCGTCTTTTTAATCATCTTTTGTTATCAGGATTTTATGGAGACCGTGGGGAATTCGCCCAAAGAAGATGAAAATCCAGCAAGCATTCCAACTCCTACGGAAGTGCCGCCTATAGCGGCCCAAACAGAAGAGCCTCTTGTTGAGGAAGAAGATTCGGCGGCAATAGATGAATCTATCGGTTTAGATATTGATCTAGATGAGGAAGAAGATTAG
- a CDS encoding SRPBCC family protein: protein MEILLRTRVEQAPKDVMAAFDQDLFMKLKPPGVGLKLLRFDGCETGDRVEMQLNFGLFKQNWRGRITEHGEAHGGYYFVDESEGDELPFFLKKWRHKHWVLPADSGSYIIDEIDYEAPKGLNLLLYPSLWLQFAYRKPIYRKYFRLVGPNRQ from the coding sequence ATGGAAATTTTATTACGAACGCGAGTGGAGCAGGCGCCCAAAGACGTGATGGCTGCTTTTGATCAGGATTTATTTATGAAGCTCAAGCCGCCAGGGGTTGGCTTAAAACTGCTGCGTTTTGATGGCTGTGAGACGGGAGATCGGGTAGAGATGCAGTTGAATTTTGGGTTATTTAAGCAAAACTGGCGGGGGCGGATTACGGAGCATGGCGAGGCGCATGGGGGCTATTATTTTGTGGATGAATCGGAGGGGGATGAGTTGCCATTTTTCTTGAAGAAATGGCGGCACAAGCATTGGGTTTTGCCGGCCGATTCGGGCAGTTATATTATTGATGAGATTGATTATGAGGCGCCTAAGGGCTTAAATTTATTGCTTTATCCTTCGCTTTGGTTGCAATTTGCTTATCGCAAGCCGATTTATCGGAAATATTTTCGCTTGGTGGGGCCGAATAGGCAATAA